The Musa acuminata AAA Group cultivar baxijiao chromosome BXJ1-3, Cavendish_Baxijiao_AAA, whole genome shotgun sequence genome window below encodes:
- the LOC135614594 gene encoding translationally-controlled tumor protein homolog, translating into MLVYQDLLTADELLSDSFHCKEIENGMLWEVQGKWVVKGAIDVDIGANPSAEGGEDEGVDDSAVKVVDIVDTFRLQEQPSFDKKQFVTYVKRYIKLLTPKLDEEKQELFKKHIEGATKFLLSKLKDLQFFVGESMHDDGSMVFAYYKDGATDPTFLYFAYGLKEVKC; encoded by the exons CTGATGAGCTATTGTCCGATTCATTTCATTGTAAGGAAATTGAAAATGGGATGTTGTGGGAAGTCCAAGGAAAG TGGGTTGTTAAAGGAGCTATCGATGTAGACATCGGAGCAAACCCTTCTGCTGAAGGCGGTGAAGATGAGGGAGTCGATGATTCTGCTGTTAAAGTGGTTGACATAGTCGACACATTTAGGCTTCAG GAACAACCATCCTTTGATAAGAAGCAATTTGTGACCTATGTGAAGCGCTATATCAAGCTACTGACACCTAAACTTGATGAagagaagcaagagttgtttaAGAAACATATTGAAGGAGCTACCAAGTTCTTGCTTTCGAAGCTCAAAGATCTACAGTT TTTTGTTGGTGAAAGTATGCATGACGATGGCAGCATGGTGTTTGCGTATTACAAGGATGGCGCCACTGATCCGACGTTTTTGTATTTTGCCTATGgattgaaggaggtcaagtgctaa